One window of the Gambusia affinis linkage group LG01, SWU_Gaff_1.0, whole genome shotgun sequence genome contains the following:
- the LOC122835077 gene encoding P2Y purinoceptor 1-like — protein sequence MNNTGCRQPDKKLFEHTILPILHILVFIVGLIANGWGLNSLRRSWRKLGNINIFVLNLGLADILYLLTLPFLIVYHIKGNKWIFGEGFCLVTRFCFNLNLYCSIGFLTCISVYRYLSIVHPMRTMGRLTTTHSVVISLIVWILVGAQSFPDMFYPKTFGGKKCFDSTSNEHMKSYLNYSIIWTSFGFCIPFLITIWSYGHVTLVVCRSKTIDKDLKRRSLKLLVILILLFLLCYAPYHVFKNLSMYSRVLINQGICPDWDSALFSVRQASRGLVSLNSALNPLVYLHVYEDMGAHLREQLQGGQQMFSRLFTSNFCSVPVAPSEPDEV from the coding sequence ATGAACAACACCGGTTGTCGTCAACCAgataagaaattatttgaacATACAATACTGCCTATTCTTCACATCTTGGTGTTTATTGTTGGACTGATTGCTAATGGATGGGGATTGAACTCTTTGAGGCGCAGCTGGAGGAAACTGGGAAATATCAACATCTTTGTCCTAAACCTTGGACTAGCAGACATTTTGTATCTGCTCACTCTCCCCTTTCTGATCGTGTATCAcattaaaggaaacaaatgGATCTTTGGAGAAGGATTCTGCTTGGTAACAAGATTCTGCTTCAACCTGAATCTGTACTGCAGCATCGGGTTCCTCACCTGTATAAGTGTGTACAGGTACCTGTCCATCGTCCATCCCATGAGAACGATGGGGAGATTAACTACGACTCACTCTGTGGTTATTTCCCTCATTGTTTGGATTCTAGTGGGTGCGCAAAGTTTTCCAGACATGTTCTACCCAAAAacatttgggggaaaaaaatgttttgacagtACCTCAAATGAACATATGAAGAGTTACCTGAATTACTCCATCATATGGACGTCATTTGGATTTTGCATCCCATTCCTTATCACCATTTGGAGCTACGGACACGTGACTCTGGTTGTCTGCCGCTCAAAAACGATTGACAAGGACCTGAAACGACGGAGCTTGAAGCTGTTGGTAATTTTGATTCTTCTCTTCTTGCTTTGTTATGCACCCTACCATGTCTTCAAGAACCTCAGCATGTATTCCAGAGTTCTGATTAATCAGGGAATTTGCCCTGATTGGGATTCTGCACTTTTCAGTGTGCGTCAGGCAAGTCGTGGTCTTGTCAGCCTGAACAGCGCTCTCAACCCGCTGGTTTACCTCCACGTTTATGAAGACATGGGGGCTCACCTCAGGGAGCAGCTGCAGGGAGGTCAACAGATGTTCAGTCGATTGTTTACGTCAAATTTCTGCTCTGTGCCGGTTGCACCGAGTGAACCAGATGAAGTGtga